The following coding sequences are from one Sander lucioperca isolate FBNREF2018 chromosome 2, SLUC_FBN_1.2, whole genome shotgun sequence window:
- the LOC116045083 gene encoding lymphocyte antigen 75-like produces the protein MRKICILVALLLHFPAPGVSNLRPSNFIHYSFPSSWKEAQAFCRRQNLDLVTISSEKENLNFVSGQGWIGLYRENSTSKWKWSRRDEIADFTSWEINEPKDGEDCAFKYSKVQQWESDHCEISHSVMCNNETLVLVKENKTWEQALKHCRTLEAVDSSQPATVYQNYRYDLATLLTSDDHVYAREKAQDATTNEVWTGLRYLAGQWLWVGGEQVQYQNIKSCQTQTSCGILVKNGTTQFETMDCMWKRNFICYKKP, from the exons ATGAGGAAGATCTGCATTCTAGTGGCCCTGTTGCTGCACTTTCCTGCTCCTGGGGTGTCCAACCTGAGACCTAGCAACTTCATTCATTACAGTTTCCCGTCGTCCTGGAAAGAGGCACAGGCCTTCTGCAGAAGACAAAACTTAGACCTGGTCACCATCAGCAGTGAAAAAGAGAATCTGAACTTTGTCAGTGGCCAGGGATGGATCGGTCTGTACCGAGAGAATTCAACCTCTAAGTGGAAATGGTCCAGAAGAGACGAGATAGCCGACTTCACCAGCTGGGAAATCA ATGAACCAAAAGATGGTGAGGACTGTGCTTTTAAGTACAGCAAGGTACAACAATGGGAGAGCGATCATTGTGAGATCTCCCACAGTGTGATGTGTAACAACGAGACGCTGGTTCTGGTGAAGGAGAACAAGACGTGGGAGCAGGCATTAAAGCACTGCCGGACTCTGGAGGCGGTGGACTCGAGTCAGCCAGCCACTGTTTACCAGAACTACCGATATGACCTGGCCACCCTTCTCACTTCAGATGACCACGTCTACGCACGAGAGAAGGCACAAGATGCTACCACTAATGAG GTGTGGACGGGCCTGCGTTACCTGGCTGGCCAGTGGCTGTGGGTGGGAGGAGAACAAGTGCAGTACCAGAATATTAAAAGTTGCCAGACTCAGACAAGCTGTGGCATCCTGGTAAAGAACGGCACCACACAGTTTGAGACCATGGACTGCATGTGGAAAAGGAACTTCATCTGTTACAAGAAGCCTTGA
- the LOC116045097 gene encoding cytochrome c oxidase assembly factor 3 homolog, mitochondrial encodes MAELGAEGSAKPLLTAAEKQLLRRRQELDYWKQNASRIRSRNLLTGLAIGTFVVGLFSYTILSVKQERIMDELDEEAKVHIIRGPRTGANS; translated from the exons ATGGCGGAGCTAGGCGCAGAAGGATCCGCAAAACCTCTACTGACCGCGGCGGAGAAACAACTCCTCCGCCGACGACAGGAGCTCGACTACTGGAAGCAAAACGCATCGCGGATCCGCAGCCGGAACCTGCTGACCGGCCTGGCTATCGGAACGTTTGTGGTCGGCTTGT TCAGCTACACCATCCTGTCCGTCAAACAGGAGAGAATCATGGACGAGCTGGATGAAGAAGCCAAGGTCCACATCATCAGAGGGCCGCGGACCGGCGCCAACTCCTGA